CTTGGCGGCCCGCATCCCCGAGTTGTACGAGACTTACGAGGTCGAACCCCTCGATCCGGTCCGGGTCAAGGGCAAGAGCGAAGAGATCCCCATCCTGCGCGTTCGGGGGAGGCGGTCCTCCGGCTCCGACCCGGCGCAGACGCACGGAGGTGTTCCATGAAGCGATCGGCTGGACTCTTGGCGTTCCTTCTCTTGCTTTTGGGAGGCGGCGCCGCCTCCGCCCAGTCCCGGGTGACGGCCACGGGAACGGCCGCCATCCTGTCCGGAGACGCCGCGCGGGCGCGCGACCGCGCGGTGGAGGCCGCTCTCCGCACGGCCGTCGAGCAGGTCATCGGGACGCTCGTGGACTCGGAGACCCTGGTTCAGAACAACCAGCTCCTGGCGGACCGCATCTACACGCAAACCAGGGGCTACGTCTCCAACTACTCGATTCTCTCCGAGAACGCCGACCGGGACTCCAATATCTACACGGTTCAGGTGGAGGCGGAGGTGCGGGAGGGCAGCCTGGCGGACGACCTCGGTGGTCTCGGGCTCCTTCTGAGGCGGATGAAGATGCCCCGCGTCGCGGTGGTGCTCAAGAACGACGACGGGACCGTCGCGGCCTTCGTTCAGAAGGTGCTGAGGGAAAAGGGCTTCCTCCTTGTGGAGACTCCGGACGAGGCGGGAGGCGCAGGGTTCTGGTCCATGGATCAGGGCGCCCAGTCCGACCTCCTTCGACGCTACGGAGCGGAGGTGGCCATCCTCGGTGCCGCTTCCGGTGGGGCCGGCGGAAGCGTGAGGGGCTCCAACTTGACCTCCTACCAGGCGTCGGTCAACCTGAAGGCGGTAAAGGCCGATACCCGGGAGATTCTGGCCACCGCCTCGGGACATGGCACCTCCGTCCACGTGGGCGAGGCCGGATACCAGGAGGCGGCCCGCCAGGCGGCCACCGTGGCGGGAGGCGACCTGGTCCGCCAGATCACGTCCCAGTGGGCCCGCGAATCCTCCTCGTCCCGGGCCCTTCTGCTTGATATCGATGGCGTGACGCCCGAGCGGGCCGCGGAGGTGGCGGCCCGGCTGGAGCGGGAAGCCCGCGGCGTTCAGGAGGCGATCCTTCGAAGCTCGGAAGGGGCCCGCGCCACGCTCCACGTGTCCATGCAAGGAGACGCCTCCGATCTGGCGCAGGAGATTCGAAAGCTCTGGCCCAGGGCCAAGGTCACTTCCCAGAGCGCCAACCGTTTGACAGTGGCTTTCTAGGACCGCTATCCTGGGCCCTTAGGAGGAATCCCGATGAAACGCCTCGTAGCCCTGTCGCTCGTCCTCGCCTTCTCGGCCGCATCCCTGGCGACCTTCGCCCAGAAGCCCCGCATCGCCGTGCTGAAGATCAGGAACGAGTCCCAATACGGCCACGGGCGTCTGGGGCCCGCCATCGAGGACTGGCTGGTGGAGAAGCTCGTCCAGTCCGGCCAGTTCCGAGTCATCGAGCGAAAAGAGCTGGAATCGGTCCTCGCCGAGCAGGAGCTCTCCTTGAGCGGAGCCATCGACGACAAGACCGCCGTCAAGGTGGGCAAACTCCTGGGCTGCCAGCTCGTGGTGATGGGCGCCGTCACCGATTTTTCCATCCGCAAGGCCGGAGGGGAAGCCTTCTTCAGGCTCGGCGTCGACGCCAGCAAGACGACCGCCGAAGGCACCCTCAGCCTCCGCCTGGTCAACACGACCACGGCCGAGATCCTCTTTACGGGCAGCGAATCGGGCAAGGACTCCTTCGGGAAACTCCGGATCGCCGGTATCGGCGGCGGCACGGACTGGGACGAGTCCCAGGCGCGTAAGATCTTCCAGCCGGCGGTGGACCGCCTGGCCCAGCAGATCGTCAACAGCGCGTCGAGCCTCAAAGAGGGGCTCGGCGCCGCGGCCCTGGTCTCCGGAAAAGTGGCCAAGGTGAGCGACGGCAAGGCCTACGTCAATCTGGGCAGTACGGACGGAATCCGCGAAGGACAGCAGTTCGGCCTCTTCCGGGTGGGGGAGACCATCACCGATCCCGACACGGGAAAGGTCCTCGGCCAGGAGAAGTCTCGAATCGGAACGCTGACCATCACCAAGATCGTGGGCGAGCACCTGTCCATCGGGGTGGTGGACGGAGGCGGCCAGGCCCAGGTCGGAGACGTCCTGGAATAGTCCGAGGGAGCCGGCCATCCGGGCCGGGGCGAGCGCATGACCGTTCCCAACATGCTCTCCATCCTGCGCATCGCGCTCATCCCCGTGTTCATCCTCGCGGTGGCCTACGGGCATCCGCGCCTCGCCCTCTGGGTCTTTCTTGGATCGGGAATCACGGACTCCCTGGACGGGTTTATCGCGCGCTTCTTCAACCAGCGGTCGGAGCTCGGGGCCTTCCTGGACCCCATGGCCGACAAACTCATGCTCACGGCCACCTACGTCGCCCTCGCCCTTCCGGAGACGGGCATCAGCCATCCCATTCCCGCCTGGGTCCCCATCCTCACCATCGCCAGGGACGTGGTGATCGTCACCCTGGCCCTGATCTTGAACCTGACCCACGGGATCAAGAGTTTTCCGCCCTCGCTCCCGGGAAAGTGCACCACCGTCGTCCAGATCTCCTACGCCGTGGCGGTTCTGATCCAGAACGCCTTCTGGTTCGACCCTCGTTTTGTGGCCGCGCTCAAGTGGGGTGTCGCCTGTTTCACGGTGTACTCGGGCGTTCACTACTTCTGGAGAATGCGCTCGTGGACACGCACCCAGCCTTGAGCCGCCTGGGGGCGATGATCGCCATCGCCACCCTCGGGCTCGCCTGCGCGGGGGGACCGCCCGCGTCCCCGCCTCCGCCCTCCCCCGCCCCGACCACGGTGGTCCTCCCCAACGGATTCACGGTCCGGGTGGAGCCCGCCCTGAACCCCCTGGAGCAGGCGAGAGGATTGATGTTCGTGGAGTTTCTCGCCCCCGACGAGGGCATGCTTTTCCTGTTCGACACGGAGGAGGCGCGACCCTTCTGGATGA
This Acidobacteriota bacterium DNA region includes the following protein-coding sequences:
- a CDS encoding CsgG/HfaB family protein, with product MKRLVALSLVLAFSAASLATFAQKPRIAVLKIRNESQYGHGRLGPAIEDWLVEKLVQSGQFRVIERKELESVLAEQELSLSGAIDDKTAVKVGKLLGCQLVVMGAVTDFSIRKAGGEAFFRLGVDASKTTAEGTLSLRLVNTTTAEILFTGSESGKDSFGKLRIAGIGGGTDWDESQARKIFQPAVDRLAQQIVNSASSLKEGLGAAALVSGKVAKVSDGKAYVNLGSTDGIREGQQFGLFRVGETITDPDTGKVLGQEKSRIGTLTITKIVGEHLSIGVVDGGGQAQVGDVLE
- a CDS encoding DUF192 domain-containing protein is translated as MDTHPALSRLGAMIAIATLGLACAGGPPASPPPPSPAPTTVVLPNGFTVRVEPALNPLEQARGLMFVEFLAPDEGMLFLFDTEEARPFWMKNCKIPLDLVWLDAGFRVVEISPDVPPCPGDPCPSYAPSVPIRHVLEVNGGFCALHGLRPGDQLLVVGLPPHPRGEGMPG
- a CDS encoding CDP-alcohol phosphatidyltransferase family protein, translated to MTVPNMLSILRIALIPVFILAVAYGHPRLALWVFLGSGITDSLDGFIARFFNQRSELGAFLDPMADKLMLTATYVALALPETGISHPIPAWVPILTIARDVVIVTLALILNLTHGIKSFPPSLPGKCTTVVQISYAVAVLIQNAFWFDPRFVAALKWGVACFTVYSGVHYFWRMRSWTRTQP
- a CDS encoding flagellar assembly protein T N-terminal domain-containing protein gives rise to the protein MKRSAGLLAFLLLLLGGGAASAQSRVTATGTAAILSGDAARARDRAVEAALRTAVEQVIGTLVDSETLVQNNQLLADRIYTQTRGYVSNYSILSENADRDSNIYTVQVEAEVREGSLADDLGGLGLLLRRMKMPRVAVVLKNDDGTVAAFVQKVLREKGFLLVETPDEAGGAGFWSMDQGAQSDLLRRYGAEVAILGAASGGAGGSVRGSNLTSYQASVNLKAVKADTREILATASGHGTSVHVGEAGYQEAARQAATVAGGDLVRQITSQWARESSSSRALLLDIDGVTPERAAEVAARLEREARGVQEAILRSSEGARATLHVSMQGDASDLAQEIRKLWPRAKVTSQSANRLTVAF